In a genomic window of Streptomyces koelreuteriae:
- a CDS encoding phage tail sheath subtilisin-like domain-containing protein, protein MPSYLSPGVYVEEVASGSRPIEGVGTSVAAFVGLAPTGPLNEPTLVTNWTQYVAAFGEFTDGYYLAHSVYGFFNNGGSAAYVVRVGGSAEGVPAEAGQGPAAVTGRSGGAPAALPAGEPKQLGTFAVTAVAQGELSVEVADPEGEGPAERFKLIVKDGDKPVETFDVTAKKGGRNYVVTQVKERSKLIAVTEAAPAAQLARPDNQTVALAAPAPAPPAASDSHPDAAHPGPAQYLGDSADRTGFGGLEAVDEVSMVAVPDLMAAYQRGAIDLEAVKAVQLGLIAHCELMGDRVAVIDPPPGMNARQIRVWRQETAGYDSKYAALYYPWIKTFDPATGHSRLVPPSGHVAGIWARNDSERGVHKAPANEVVRGAVDLELQITRGEQDLLNPIGVNCIRAFPGRGIRVWGARTLSSDPAWRYLNIRRYFNYLEESILIGTQWVVFEPNDHNLWARIRRNISAFLVNEWRDGALFGRRPEEAYYVKCDEETNPPESVDVGRVICEIGIAPVKPAEFVIFRLAQFSSGGGELEE, encoded by the coding sequence ATGCCGTCCTACCTGTCGCCCGGCGTCTACGTCGAGGAGGTGGCCAGCGGCTCGCGCCCGATCGAGGGGGTGGGGACGTCGGTGGCGGCCTTCGTCGGACTCGCGCCGACCGGACCGCTGAACGAGCCGACACTGGTCACCAACTGGACGCAGTACGTGGCGGCCTTCGGTGAGTTCACCGACGGGTACTACCTCGCGCACTCCGTCTACGGCTTCTTCAACAACGGCGGTTCCGCCGCGTACGTCGTGCGCGTGGGAGGCTCCGCCGAGGGCGTTCCCGCCGAGGCCGGCCAGGGTCCCGCCGCCGTCACCGGCCGTTCCGGCGGCGCCCCCGCCGCGCTGCCCGCGGGCGAGCCGAAGCAGCTCGGCACCTTCGCCGTCACCGCGGTGGCGCAGGGCGAACTGAGCGTCGAGGTCGCGGACCCCGAGGGCGAGGGCCCCGCCGAGCGGTTCAAGCTGATCGTCAAGGACGGCGACAAGCCGGTCGAGACGTTCGACGTGACCGCCAAGAAGGGCGGCCGCAACTACGTCGTCACACAGGTCAAGGAGCGCTCCAAGCTCATCGCCGTCACCGAGGCCGCGCCGGCCGCGCAGCTGGCCCGCCCGGACAACCAGACGGTGGCCCTCGCGGCCCCGGCGCCCGCGCCCCCCGCCGCCTCCGACAGCCACCCGGACGCCGCGCACCCGGGTCCGGCCCAGTACCTCGGCGACTCCGCCGACCGCACCGGCTTCGGTGGCCTGGAGGCCGTCGACGAGGTCTCCATGGTCGCCGTCCCCGACCTGATGGCCGCCTACCAGCGCGGCGCGATCGACCTGGAGGCCGTCAAGGCGGTCCAGCTCGGGCTGATCGCGCACTGCGAGCTGATGGGCGACCGGGTCGCCGTGATCGACCCGCCGCCGGGCATGAACGCCCGCCAGATCCGGGTCTGGCGCCAGGAGACCGCCGGCTACGACTCCAAGTACGCGGCCCTGTACTACCCCTGGATCAAGACCTTCGACCCGGCCACCGGCCACTCCCGGCTGGTCCCGCCGAGCGGCCATGTCGCCGGCATCTGGGCCCGCAACGACTCCGAGCGCGGCGTCCACAAGGCCCCCGCCAACGAGGTCGTGCGCGGCGCCGTCGACCTCGAACTGCAGATCACCCGCGGCGAGCAGGACCTGCTCAACCCGATCGGCGTCAACTGCATCCGCGCCTTCCCCGGCCGCGGCATCCGCGTCTGGGGCGCCCGCACCCTCTCCTCCGACCCGGCCTGGCGCTACCTCAACATCCGCCGGTACTTCAACTACCTGGAGGAGTCGATCCTGATCGGCACCCAGTGGGTGGTGTTCGAGCCGAACGACCACAATCTGTGGGCCCGGATCCGGCGCAACATCTCGGCGTTCCTGGTCAACGAGTGGCGCGACGGCGCCCTGTTCGGCCGGCGTCCCGAGGAGGCGTACTACGTCAAGTGCGACGAGGAGACGAACCCGCCGGAGTCGGTCGACGTCGGCCGCGTGATCTGCGAGATCGGCATCGCCCCGGTGAAGCCCGCCGAGTTCGTGATCTTCAGGCTGGCCCAGTTCTCCAGCGGCGGCGGGGAACTGGAGGAGTAG
- a CDS encoding phage tail protein → MSLSPGDSLTSHNFGLQIDGVMVEYLAEVSGLSMEQDVITYQQNTMNGQNKVVNLPGVKKNGTCTVVRGMTQSAAFTEWINQSITGQMSTARKNASIIMMDYQSNPVKRYNMRNAWCSKIDTSTVKAGEASALTETVTIVFEELDIE, encoded by the coding sequence ATGAGCCTTTCGCCGGGTGACTCCCTCACCTCACACAATTTCGGGCTGCAGATCGACGGCGTCATGGTCGAGTACCTCGCCGAGGTCAGCGGCCTGTCCATGGAGCAGGACGTCATCACGTACCAGCAGAACACGATGAACGGCCAGAACAAGGTCGTGAACCTGCCGGGCGTGAAGAAGAACGGGACCTGCACGGTCGTCCGCGGTATGACCCAGTCGGCCGCGTTCACCGAGTGGATCAACCAGTCGATCACCGGCCAGATGAGCACGGCCCGCAAGAACGCGTCCATCATCATGATGGATTACCAGAGCAACCCGGTGAAGCGCTACAACATGCGCAACGCGTGGTGCAGCAAGATCGACACGAGCACCGTGAAGGCGGGCGAGGCGTCGGCGCTCACCGAGACCGTCACCATCGTGTTCGAAGAACTGGACATCGAGTAA
- a CDS encoding DUF6760 family protein yields MTYATDRLHEEIAYVAYHFHWSMDEILNLEHRDRRRYTAEIASLVTRAGAED; encoded by the coding sequence GTGACGTACGCGACCGACCGGCTGCACGAGGAGATCGCGTACGTCGCCTACCACTTCCACTGGAGCATGGACGAGATCCTGAACCTGGAACACCGCGACCGCCGCCGCTACACGGCCGAGATCGCGTCCCTGGTCACGCGCGCCGGGGCGGAGGACTGA
- a CDS encoding phage tail protein has translation MSRQDPGSTIWFTLSIDGESLGYFNGCEGLSSQVEVEQRQEGGNNGFVWQLPTRVTFSTIRLTRPLTPDTTKVAKWISSVQTGIKRPTAQIAALRADGSEVARWGLIDVLPVSWSGPSLDPANPAVATEVLEITHHGFTD, from the coding sequence ATGTCCCGCCAGGACCCGGGCTCCACGATCTGGTTCACCCTCAGCATCGACGGTGAGAGCCTCGGCTACTTCAACGGATGCGAAGGGCTGTCGTCCCAGGTGGAGGTCGAGCAGCGCCAGGAGGGCGGCAACAACGGGTTCGTCTGGCAGCTGCCCACCCGTGTCACCTTCTCCACCATCCGGCTGACCCGCCCGCTCACCCCGGACACCACGAAAGTGGCCAAGTGGATCTCGTCCGTGCAGACGGGCATCAAGCGGCCCACCGCCCAGATCGCCGCGCTGCGCGCGGACGGCTCCGAGGTGGCCCGCTGGGGGCTGATCGACGTACTGCCGGTGAGCTGGAGCGGTCCCAGCCTGGACCCGGCCAACCCGGCCGTGGCGACCGAGGTCCTGGAGATCACGCACCACGGGTTCACTGACTGA
- a CDS encoding CIS tube protein: protein MARASSKGAGKSLVRATLAIHEPPVGKSTTPGGIIKTFGFDFNPAQLSLTRRAQWKSTPAQIERDGALPEFMGAEAREMGVEIFLDSSAKPTGNTVLKKVESLLACCEVTNASIAAKQPSPPWVVFQWGSFSTARFTAYVSSVEATYSLFGTTGVPIRATCRLQLHEIPSKTKRQNPTSGALTAQRVHRVVAGDSLQSLAWREYGNAAAWRSIAEANGIDDPSRLRAGAELVLPAAEEVRP, encoded by the coding sequence ATGGCACGAGCCAGCAGCAAGGGCGCGGGAAAGAGCCTCGTCAGGGCGACGCTCGCGATCCACGAACCGCCCGTCGGCAAGAGCACCACGCCCGGCGGGATCATCAAGACCTTCGGCTTCGACTTCAATCCCGCGCAGCTGTCCCTGACCCGCCGCGCCCAGTGGAAGTCGACGCCCGCGCAGATCGAACGGGACGGCGCCCTGCCGGAGTTCATGGGCGCAGAGGCGCGGGAGATGGGCGTGGAGATCTTCCTGGACTCCTCCGCCAAGCCGACCGGCAACACCGTGCTGAAGAAGGTGGAGTCGCTGCTCGCCTGCTGCGAGGTGACCAACGCCAGCATCGCGGCGAAGCAGCCGTCGCCGCCCTGGGTGGTGTTCCAGTGGGGGTCGTTCTCCACGGCCCGGTTCACGGCGTACGTGAGCTCGGTGGAGGCGACGTACTCCCTCTTCGGCACGACGGGCGTGCCCATCCGCGCCACCTGCCGGCTCCAGCTGCACGAGATCCCCAGCAAGACCAAGAGGCAGAACCCGACGTCGGGCGCGCTCACCGCGCAGCGCGTGCACCGGGTCGTGGCGGGCGACTCCCTGCAGTCGCTGGCCTGGCGGGAGTACGGCAACGCCGCCGCCTGGCGCTCGATCGCCGAGGCCAACGGCATCGACGACCCGTCCCGGCTGCGGGCCGGTGCGGAACTGGTGCTGCCCGCCGCCGAGGAGGTACGTCCGTAA
- a CDS encoding VgrG-related protein, whose translation MVQSAFSNVVEVKLGGAKLPQEFARALVDSHVDQGAGVPAAFRLTFRDPYRVLLRDLKVTFGTPVVIAPVSDGQGAADPLLTGEVTGLEADYDGTGTFTVIRGYDLGHRLLRRRRVAAYRNQSASDIARKLAAQGGVPVGRVQSTKTVYDFISQSNVTDWDFLARLADENEMVMSVDADGKFQFVKPKPSSGAPSPQTDGDRSPFVLQAGHDILRLRSAVTAADQVGKVESRGWDVTTKKRLTATAPAIDNPGIGIGTTPGAAAGKFKPATLVETSTPYDRQNEVKFAADALADDLTSSFAEMEVVARGNPKLRPGVPVTLSDVGEPFEGKYTATSVRHVFGDGRHYEAWVTVSGRQWRSLYGLASGGAESAPRLPSVANALVTDVNDPLKQGRVRLQFPWLDDSYVSDWTRTVQWGGLGGGGIFPMDVNDEVLVAFDRGALDHPFVIGGLYNGKDKPTPVNDVPLHDTVRKKASRHTVSDRDGNRMDLLSQKTGLRKQGVRLTSGDKQLVINLDRTKTEIVVDSKGSVTIKGSRSVSVEAGTDLLLSARRSLTLKSGGPLTIQGGGVVNMRAAGAISVNALGALNLDAKGVANLTGVGTVQINSLANTTIKSPTTLIGSKVFGVTTIPVPMPIP comes from the coding sequence ATGGTGCAGTCCGCGTTCTCCAATGTCGTCGAGGTGAAGCTCGGGGGCGCCAAGCTGCCGCAGGAGTTCGCCCGGGCGCTGGTCGACAGCCATGTCGACCAGGGCGCCGGGGTGCCGGCCGCGTTCCGGCTGACGTTCCGGGACCCCTACCGGGTCCTGCTGCGCGATCTGAAGGTCACCTTCGGCACGCCGGTGGTCATCGCGCCGGTGTCCGACGGGCAGGGCGCCGCCGACCCGCTGCTGACCGGCGAGGTCACCGGCCTGGAGGCCGACTACGACGGCACGGGCACCTTCACCGTGATCCGCGGCTACGACCTCGGGCACCGTCTGCTGCGCCGCCGCCGGGTGGCCGCCTACCGCAACCAGAGCGCGTCGGACATCGCGCGCAAGCTCGCCGCGCAGGGCGGGGTGCCGGTGGGGCGGGTGCAGTCGACGAAGACGGTGTACGACTTCATCAGCCAGTCCAACGTCACCGACTGGGACTTCCTCGCCCGGCTCGCCGACGAGAACGAGATGGTGATGTCCGTCGACGCGGACGGCAAGTTCCAGTTCGTGAAGCCGAAGCCGTCGTCCGGGGCGCCCTCGCCGCAGACCGACGGCGACCGGAGCCCGTTCGTGCTCCAGGCCGGGCACGACATCCTGCGGCTGCGGTCCGCCGTCACCGCCGCCGACCAGGTCGGCAAGGTCGAGTCGCGGGGCTGGGACGTCACGACGAAGAAGAGGCTGACGGCGACCGCGCCCGCCATCGACAACCCGGGCATCGGCATCGGCACGACACCCGGCGCGGCGGCCGGCAAGTTCAAGCCGGCCACGCTCGTCGAGACGAGCACACCGTACGACCGGCAGAACGAGGTGAAGTTCGCCGCCGACGCCCTCGCCGACGACCTCACCTCCTCGTTCGCCGAGATGGAGGTCGTCGCCCGCGGAAATCCCAAGCTGCGCCCGGGGGTTCCGGTGACGCTGTCGGACGTCGGGGAGCCCTTCGAGGGCAAGTACACGGCGACGTCCGTACGGCATGTGTTCGGCGACGGCAGGCACTACGAGGCGTGGGTGACGGTCAGCGGGCGGCAGTGGCGGTCGCTGTACGGGCTGGCCTCCGGGGGCGCCGAGAGCGCGCCGCGGCTGCCGAGCGTGGCCAACGCGCTGGTCACCGATGTGAACGACCCGCTCAAGCAGGGCCGGGTGCGGTTGCAGTTCCCCTGGCTGGACGACAGTTATGTCAGCGACTGGACGCGGACCGTGCAGTGGGGCGGCCTCGGCGGCGGGGGCATCTTCCCCATGGACGTCAACGACGAGGTGCTCGTGGCGTTCGACCGGGGCGCCCTCGACCATCCCTTCGTCATCGGCGGGCTCTACAACGGCAAGGACAAGCCGACGCCCGTGAACGACGTGCCGCTGCACGACACCGTGCGCAAGAAGGCGAGCCGGCACACCGTCTCGGACCGGGACGGCAACCGGATGGACCTGCTCAGCCAGAAGACCGGCCTGCGCAAACAGGGGGTCCGGCTGACCTCCGGCGACAAGCAGCTGGTCATCAATCTGGACCGGACGAAGACCGAGATCGTCGTGGACAGCAAGGGGTCGGTCACCATCAAGGGCAGCCGGTCGGTGTCGGTGGAGGCCGGCACCGATCTCCTGCTCAGCGCCCGGCGCAGCCTGACCCTCAAGAGCGGCGGTCCGCTCACCATCCAGGGCGGCGGGGTGGTCAACATGCGGGCCGCCGGAGCGATCAGCGTGAACGCGCTGGGCGCCCTGAACCTGGACGCCAAGGGCGTCGCGAACCTCACCGGCGTCGGCACCGTGCAGATCAACTCGCTCGCCAACACGACGATCAAGTCCCCGACCACCCTCATCGGTTCGAAGGTGTTCGGCGTCACCACCATTCCCGTGCCGATGCCGATCCCATGA
- a CDS encoding GPW/gp25 family protein produces MAEQFVGSGWSFPLRIGPTGGIALVSGEREIEEAIRLVLSTAPGERPMRPDFGCAIHDLVFAPVNEQTAGRIQHEVYASLDRWEPRIEVDDVEVTAGTDQSVLYIDVRYSIRGTNNPRSLVFPFYVIPSHDEPDAPESDR; encoded by the coding sequence ATGGCCGAGCAGTTCGTCGGCTCCGGCTGGTCGTTCCCGCTGCGCATCGGGCCGACCGGCGGGATCGCGCTGGTCAGCGGGGAGCGGGAGATCGAGGAGGCGATCCGGCTGGTCCTGTCGACCGCTCCGGGCGAGCGGCCGATGCGGCCGGACTTCGGCTGCGCGATCCACGACCTGGTGTTCGCGCCGGTCAACGAGCAGACCGCGGGCCGTATCCAGCACGAGGTGTACGCCAGCCTGGACCGCTGGGAGCCGCGGATCGAGGTCGACGACGTCGAGGTCACCGCCGGCACCGACCAGAGCGTCCTCTACATCGACGTCCGGTACTCGATCCGCGGCACCAACAACCCGCGCAGCCTGGTCTTCCCCTTCTACGTCATTCCGTCCCACGACGAGCCCGACGCCCCCGAAAGCGACCGCTGA
- a CDS encoding putative baseplate assembly protein, whose translation MALPSPNLDDRRFQQFVDDAKRYIQQRAPEWTDHNVSDPGVTLVETVAHMADQIVYRLNRVPEKNHLAFLDLVGITLFPPSAARTEVTFWLSAPQEEAVWVPVGTEVATLRTESEEAVVFATERELTLVPCALRHLLVQHRGEPMADRTSDLAEEDKDLLCFSESPEPGDSVLFGLTAAVPHCAIALDLDSRVDGVGVDPRQPPLVWEAWTADGWQICEVDRDGTGGLNRPGEVVLHIPGGHVLSRNAGQEAGWLRCRVTDPRPNQPFYTTSPTVRAAEAFTIGGTTQTVHAETVYDEALGESTGLPGQRLRLLHAPVVGDDPPLLLQTAEHDGWTDWRVVPNFAGSGPNDRHITLDATTGEIAFGPAVREPDGSLRQYGTVAPKGAPVRARRYRTGGGRAGNVARGAVQVLRTSIPYVSEVVNREAARGGVDGETVQEAKVRAPITLRAQERAVTLRDYEELARRAAPETARITCLEGEEGEHGAYAVRVLVVPQAVPDPGGRLRFEQLVPGDALLDRITRHLDERRLIGTRLAVGPPYYQGVTVVATVHAFRGVDTDRVRRQAHDALYRHLDPLTGGADGTGWPFGRPVQSGEVFAVLQRVPGVELVDEVVLHPADPLTGKRGEATNRIDLSAPSLVFSFDHRVRVIGDGS comes from the coding sequence ATGGCACTGCCCTCCCCCAACCTCGACGACCGCCGCTTCCAGCAGTTCGTCGACGACGCCAAGCGCTATATCCAGCAGCGCGCCCCGGAGTGGACGGACCACAACGTCTCCGACCCCGGCGTCACCCTCGTGGAGACGGTCGCGCACATGGCCGACCAGATCGTCTACCGGCTCAACCGGGTGCCGGAGAAGAACCACTTGGCGTTCCTGGACCTCGTCGGGATCACCCTGTTCCCGCCGTCCGCGGCCCGCACCGAGGTGACGTTCTGGCTGTCGGCTCCGCAGGAGGAGGCGGTGTGGGTGCCGGTGGGCACGGAGGTCGCCACGCTGCGCACCGAGAGCGAGGAGGCGGTGGTCTTCGCCACCGAGCGCGAACTGACGTTGGTGCCCTGCGCGTTGCGCCATCTGCTGGTGCAGCACCGGGGTGAGCCGATGGCCGACCGGACGTCCGACCTCGCGGAGGAGGACAAGGACCTGCTGTGCTTCTCCGAGTCGCCCGAGCCCGGTGACTCCGTGCTGTTCGGCCTGACCGCCGCGGTCCCGCACTGCGCGATCGCCCTGGACCTGGACAGCCGGGTGGACGGCGTCGGCGTGGACCCGCGCCAGCCGCCGCTGGTGTGGGAGGCGTGGACCGCGGACGGCTGGCAGATCTGCGAGGTCGACCGGGACGGCACCGGCGGTCTGAACCGGCCCGGCGAGGTCGTGCTGCACATCCCCGGCGGGCATGTGCTGTCCCGCAACGCCGGGCAGGAGGCCGGCTGGCTGCGCTGCCGCGTCACCGACCCCCGGCCGAACCAGCCCTTCTACACGACCTCGCCCACCGTGCGCGCCGCCGAGGCCTTCACCATCGGCGGCACCACCCAGACCGTGCACGCCGAGACGGTGTACGACGAGGCGCTCGGCGAGTCCACCGGGCTGCCGGGCCAGCGGCTGCGCCTGCTGCACGCGCCCGTGGTCGGCGACGACCCGCCGCTGCTGCTGCAGACCGCCGAGCACGACGGCTGGACGGACTGGCGGGTCGTCCCGAACTTCGCGGGCTCCGGGCCCAACGACCGGCACATCACCCTCGACGCCACGACCGGCGAGATCGCCTTCGGCCCGGCCGTGCGCGAACCCGACGGGTCCCTGCGGCAGTACGGGACGGTCGCCCCCAAGGGCGCCCCCGTCCGGGCCCGCCGCTATCGCACGGGCGGCGGGCGCGCCGGCAATGTGGCGCGCGGTGCCGTCCAGGTGCTGCGCACCTCCATCCCGTACGTCTCCGAGGTCGTCAACCGCGAGGCCGCGCGCGGCGGTGTGGACGGGGAGACGGTTCAGGAGGCGAAGGTCCGGGCCCCGATCACCCTGCGCGCCCAGGAGCGTGCCGTGACGCTGCGCGACTACGAGGAGCTGGCCCGCCGCGCCGCCCCGGAGACCGCGCGCATCACCTGCCTGGAGGGCGAGGAGGGCGAGCACGGGGCCTACGCGGTACGGGTGCTGGTCGTGCCGCAGGCCGTGCCGGACCCCGGCGGCCGGCTGCGCTTCGAGCAACTCGTGCCCGGTGACGCGCTGCTGGACCGCATCACCCGGCATCTGGACGAACGGCGCCTGATCGGGACCCGGTTGGCGGTGGGCCCGCCGTACTACCAGGGCGTCACCGTGGTGGCCACGGTGCATGCCTTCCGGGGTGTCGACACCGACCGGGTGCGCCGTCAGGCGCATGACGCCCTCTACCGGCACCTCGATCCGCTGACCGGCGGCGCGGACGGCACCGGCTGGCCGTTCGGCCGGCCCGTGCAGTCCGGTGAGGTGTTCGCGGTGCTGCAACGCGTGCCGGGGGTGGAACTGGTCGACGAGGTGGTCCTGCACCCCGCCGACCCGCTCACCGGCAAGCGCGGCGAGGCGACGAACCGGATCGATCTGTCCGCGCCGTCGCTGGTGTTCTCGTTCGACCACCGCGTCCGGGTGATCGGAGACGGTTCGTGA
- a CDS encoding phage tail protein → MRGSIDGLGSSTPIGTMLPAVFADDDLAQRFVAGLDDVIAPILSVLDCLDTYFRPSLTPLDFTQWLGSWVGAETAGDEPEARLRAAVAAAAYLHRIRGTRRGLSETVRLAFGVEPEITESGGAAWSARPLGPFPGAPRPRLHVHLRLPAPTPADHYRLETLVSAARPAHMPYTVQVTAGAPAERTRET, encoded by the coding sequence ATGAGGGGCTCGATCGACGGCCTCGGATCCTCCACGCCGATCGGCACGATGCTGCCGGCCGTCTTCGCCGACGACGACCTGGCCCAGCGGTTCGTCGCCGGACTCGACGACGTGATCGCCCCGATCCTGAGCGTGCTGGACTGTCTCGACACCTACTTCCGCCCGTCCCTCACCCCGCTCGACTTCACCCAGTGGCTGGGGAGCTGGGTGGGTGCGGAGACGGCGGGCGACGAGCCCGAGGCCCGCCTGCGGGCGGCCGTGGCCGCCGCCGCGTATCTGCACCGCATCCGCGGCACCCGGCGCGGGCTGTCCGAGACGGTCCGGCTCGCGTTCGGTGTGGAGCCCGAGATCACCGAGAGCGGCGGCGCCGCGTGGAGCGCCCGGCCGCTCGGCCCGTTCCCCGGCGCGCCCCGCCCGCGTCTGCACGTCCATCTACGACTTCCCGCCCCGACCCCCGCGGACCACTACCGCCTGGAGACCCTCGTGTCCGCCGCCCGCCCCGCTCATATGCCGTACACGGTCCAGGTGACCGCCGGTGCCCCCGCCGAAAGGACCCGGGAGACATGA
- a CDS encoding NADase-type glycan-binding domain-containing protein, whose amino-acid sequence MTTPQNCADCGTRAEPGQSFCDACGAVLSWTDRPSGGSGPRAGAAGTPEASRPARASEPAGEPEAGRPARTSEPARVSGTTGTTGPAGVSRASEPTGHARPDGEPGGASSPEPGWDAFARPDGGTGLAPTARDRLGTGTATTHQGATRTASTGPRTSDPATAENAATDAASARHGEHPGTPGATAHPDTASGSGASPHHDTTGPGTPSPTDRFPDDTAPTEPVPPVAQSQHPADPDADTHGMTDRARSLLIPVGDPEPRPDPHPSVTPVLPGRPEPQRPQSVRAPGQEHGADGGAPCPWCATRNRPERHFCARCAMPMTGDGPAGPLRLPWWRRLFGSQEAPWAGDRPRLRRAFDRVLTWLGIVIVLSLLVVLVINIPQGIQATRDHFAKRAEVSPDRYAASRYFPGHKPDLAFDKLNDTWWGPGVSESGKGQWVEARFDQPTRLLDLIITPGVSVRPDKLRESALPHRLEATITGADGKKTTRQVTLDQGAGPQRRSFRVGEVTSVRFTIESAHGISGEKQVAIAEIEFFGPSSANSG is encoded by the coding sequence ATGACAACCCCCCAGAACTGCGCCGACTGCGGCACCCGCGCGGAACCGGGCCAGTCCTTCTGCGACGCCTGCGGGGCGGTACTGAGCTGGACGGACCGCCCGTCCGGCGGCTCCGGCCCTCGCGCAGGGGCAGCCGGGACTCCCGAGGCGTCCCGCCCGGCTCGGGCCTCCGAACCGGCCGGGGAGCCCGAGGCCGGCCGCCCGGCCCGGACGTCCGAGCCGGCCCGCGTCTCCGGGACCACCGGGACCACCGGACCCGCCGGAGTTTCCAGGGCTTCGGAGCCCACCGGCCACGCGAGGCCCGACGGTGAGCCGGGCGGCGCCTCGTCACCCGAGCCGGGCTGGGACGCCTTCGCCCGGCCGGACGGCGGCACGGGCCTGGCCCCCACCGCCCGCGACCGGCTCGGCACCGGCACGGCGACGACGCACCAGGGCGCCACCCGTACGGCGTCCACCGGCCCCCGCACCTCCGACCCGGCCACCGCCGAAAACGCCGCCACCGACGCGGCCTCCGCCCGGCACGGCGAGCACCCCGGCACGCCGGGCGCCACCGCTCACCCGGACACAGCCTCCGGCTCCGGAGCCTCCCCTCACCACGACACCACCGGCCCCGGCACCCCCTCCCCCACCGACCGCTTCCCGGACGACACCGCCCCCACCGAGCCCGTCCCCCCGGTCGCCCAGAGCCAGCACCCCGCCGACCCCGACGCCGACACCCACGGCATGACCGACCGCGCCCGCAGCCTCCTCATCCCGGTCGGCGACCCCGAGCCCCGGCCCGACCCGCACCCCTCCGTCACCCCGGTCCTGCCCGGCCGCCCCGAGCCGCAGCGCCCGCAGTCCGTACGCGCCCCGGGTCAGGAGCACGGCGCGGACGGCGGCGCCCCCTGCCCCTGGTGCGCCACCCGCAACCGGCCCGAGCGGCACTTCTGCGCCCGGTGCGCGATGCCCATGACCGGCGACGGACCGGCCGGCCCGCTGCGGCTCCCCTGGTGGCGACGCCTCTTCGGCAGTCAGGAGGCCCCGTGGGCGGGCGACCGCCCCCGGCTGCGCCGAGCCTTCGACCGGGTCCTGACCTGGCTGGGCATCGTGATCGTGCTGTCCCTGCTGGTCGTTCTGGTGATCAACATCCCGCAGGGCATCCAGGCCACCCGCGACCACTTCGCCAAGCGCGCCGAGGTGTCCCCGGACCGCTACGCCGCGTCCCGCTACTTCCCGGGCCACAAGCCGGACCTGGCCTTCGACAAGCTCAACGACACCTGGTGGGGCCCGGGCGTCTCCGAGTCGGGCAAGGGCCAGTGGGTGGAGGCCCGTTTCGACCAGCCGACCCGGCTCCTGGACCTGATCATCACGCCGGGCGTCTCCGTCCGCCCCGACAAGCTCCGCGAGTCGGCGCTCCCGCACCGTCTGGAGGCCACGATCACGGGGGCCGACGGCAAGAAGACGACCCGTCAGGTCACTCTCGACCAGGGCGCGGGCCCGCAGCGGCGTTCGTTCCGCGTGGGCGAGGTCACCTCCGTCCGCTTCACCATCGAGTCCGCCCACGGCATCTCGGGGGAGAAGCAGGTCGCCATCGCGGAGATCGAGTTCTTCGGCCCGTCGAGCGCGAACAGCGGCTGA